Proteins encoded in a region of the Panicum hallii strain FIL2 chromosome 3, PHallii_v3.1, whole genome shotgun sequence genome:
- the LOC112887949 gene encoding MACPF domain-containing protein NSL1-like, which translates to MRGSSGARMTAQGAAEAAVGAVGCGYDLTGDLRLARAKPAGRLVELDTARARELSLPGGAVVAGVPAGIVADKGERTRFRSDVLSFAQMAEQVNQSLSLAGKIPSGAFNAMFDYRGCWHRDAAATRSLCFDGRFVELYSVEAVRAQLALQDRVKQDLPPFWDPPALAEFIDKYGTHVIVGVKMGGKDVVCVKQLKGSSLTQSDVQARLKKLADDKFSQDGAGDDRLAHGLNGNFGPGSAAWQSFRSPVVSHKDDVVCIHIRRGGADSGQGHGRWLSTITAYPDVISMSFVPITSLLTGVRGCGFLNHAVNLYLRYKPPIEELQQFLEFQVPRHWAPEFGELPLCLQRRKNSLPSLQFTLMGPKLHVNTAKVDSGNRPVTGIRLFLEGKKNDRLGVHLQHLSVTPSTITVVGEAASAEDVTVNERDYIEPVRSPLLSHVCTAPVQYNGARIDDCAAIVTRAWLEVRDTCCLKKVFFLRLGFSGVAAMKIRRSEWGGPSVVPRKSGSLSARLSAALSGGLAQVPPPPTEEEKVEVNSAIFPKGPPVPLPVQKMARHVDTTEVMRGPDDQPGYWVVTGAKLCVESGKVALKVKYSLLIAVQEDTDV; encoded by the exons ATGAGGGGATCCTCGGGCGCGCGGATGACCGCgcagggcgcggcggaggcggccgtgGGCGCGGTCGGGTGCGGCTACGACCTCACGGGGGACCTCCGCCTGGCGCGCGCCAAGCCGGCGGGGCGGCTGGTGGAGCTCGACAccgcgcgggcgcgggagctGTCCCTGCCGGGCGGGGCCGTCGTCGCGGGCGTGCCCGCCGGGATCGTCGCCGACAAGGGCGAGCGCACGCGGTTCCGCTCCGACGTCCTCTCCTTCGCTCAG ATGGCGGAGCAGGTGAACCAATCGCTGTCGCTGGCGGGGAAGATCCCCTCCGGCGCCTTCAACGCCATGTTCGACTACCGCGGGTGCTGGCACCGGGACGCCGCGGCCACGCGGAGCCTCTGCTTCGACGGCCGCTTCGTCGAGCTTTACAGCGTCGAGGCCGTGCGCGCGCAGCTCGCCCTGCAGGACCGCGTCAAGCAGGACCTGCCGCCCTTCTGGGATCCCCCGGCGCTCGCCGA GTTCATCGACAAGTACGGCACGCACGTCATCGTCGGGGTGAAGATGGGAGGCAAGGACGTGGTCTGCGTCAAGCAGCTCAAGGGCTCCAGCCTGACGCAGAGCGACGTGCAGGCCCGGCTCAAGAAGCTCGCCGACGACAAGTTCTCCCAAGACGGCGCCGGAGACGACAGATTAGCGCACGGGCTAAAC GGAAATTTCGGCCCCGGATCAGCTGCCTGGCAGTCGTTCAGATCACCCGTCGTGTCCCACAAGGAT GACGTCGTCTGCATCCACATCCGAAGAGGCGGCGCCGACAGCGGCCAGGGCCACGGCAGATGGCTCTCCACGATCACCGCTTACCCGGACGTCATCTCGATGTCGTTCGTGCCCATAACTTCCCTGCTGACCGGCGTTCGAGGCTGCGGGTTCCTGAACCATGCGGTGAATCTCTACCTCAGAT ACAAACCGCCGATAGAGGAGCTGCAGCAGTTCCTGGAGTTCCAGGTGCCGCGGCACTGGGCTCCAGAGTTTGGTGAGCTTCCTCTTTGCctccagaggaggaagaacagCTTGCCGTCTCTTCAGTTCACCCTCATGGGCCCTAAGCTTCATGTCAACACTGCCAAG GTCGATTCCGGAAACCGGCCGGTGACCGGCATCCGGCTCTTCTTGGAAGGCAAGAAGAACGACCGGCTGGGCGTCCACCTGCAGCACCTGTCGGTGACGCCGAGCACGATCACGGTGGTGGGCGAGGCCGCGTCGGCCGAGGACGTGACCGTGAACGAGCGCGACTACATCGAGCCCGTCAGGTCGCCGCTGCTGTCGCACGTCTGCACGGCGCCGGTGCAGTACAACGGCGCGCGGATCGACGACTGCGCGGCGATCGTGACCAGAGCGTGGCTGGAGGTGCGGGACACCTGCTGCCTCAAGAAGGTGTTCTTCCTGCGGCTCGGCTTCTCGGGCGTCGCGGCCATGAAAATACGGCGGTCCGAGTGGGGCGGGCCCTCCGTCGTGCCCCGCAAGTCCGGCTCGCTGTCGGCGAGGCTCAGCGCGGCGCTGTCCGGCGGCCTGGCGCAGGTGCCGCCGCCCCCCACGGAGGAGGAGAAAGTGGAGGTGAATTCCGCCATATTCCCCAAGGGCCCGCCGGTGCCGCTCCCGGTCCAGAAGATGGCGAGGCACGTGGACACCACCGAGGTGATGAGGGGCCCCGACGACCAGCCGGGGTACTGGGTGGTCACCGGCGCGAAGCTGTGCGTTGAGAGCGGCAAGGTCGCGCTCAAGGTCAAGTACTCGCTGCTCATCGCCGTGCAAGAGGACACTGACGTCTGA
- the LOC112885210 gene encoding uncharacterized protein LOC112885210, translating to MATHASKSYLCAGSSSFDDPDVVEVSPAAAAAGGWASGHNKRKRSQVVPHEVIEIDDDDPDGVMIVGDKTSVDKNKQTVVYPMDWAKHGKSSLVHEIPGPSTYASKYASPWVDLKMFQDDAVYNYSDDYPYEGFDEDYAYDEDEYEDDGYDASLVESEYNYSLSSKFDNLDIPPGVEPSLPWMQKTEIANKSKPTKIVDAKIEEKYKVFKQFDTVDDHSDHYYSKPESRKVQVVKKPSKDWAKRIQHEWKVLKKDLPDTIFVRAYEDRMDLLRAVIVGPAGTPYHDGLFFFDIYFPPQYPNVPPMVNYRAGGLRLNPNLYACGKVCLSLLNTWTGSGCEKWNPSNSTMLQVLVSIQALVLNAKPYFNEPGYAMHANTVHGEKKSLTYNEDTFLLSCRTMLYSLRNPPKNFEDFVAGHFRKYGHNILVACRAYLEGAQVGCLARDGVQDVDEGDKSCSVRFKQSLKRLFEELLMEFTVKGADCDKFLNEKARPGPSTAAADTTLRLLKPPKSSLPRLLRPPRRLLPQNQMGEGRRRDLTPRSISASQSQMAPPRASPTHRPRLALPLIILLLIPAAAAAAAGDTSLSTFSYSRHCPGLPAALDLPAGDGPALPALQLSTGYFSGGARVFGPETSSQPRSFSLLPSSVARTANASLLHVSATLPVSGGRRRFRYGLDGRNLFEYDGQARHFRPRLPRFTGRRGSITFGLEGYYSTASGELCMVGTGSGRAADGKPVHFLPVVLRLGFPSPANLTRSFVTGRLESVDTISPIEPVSLVAYAEEGYAYAESASCPPPPAGRLDALQVFEGRNFSCAHLSSMLKQPFRLDYRNGSESTASSLGLHQRYMYVNRLQCKDDGAVRAYVAFTNQTEASRYYFMLGEKAVVADGFWDRQRSRLCLKGCHVVNSGPSRADLAVGECGIGMSFWFPAVWSLQQRSFAAGLVWNTSLKSGEAIAAGSSAITPNYRGNLAGLKYNYTKVDEAMKHYEKSGLNKNRKGKFPDSSSYRDLVFRFFVQKGGGSGYASPVTIGSMLFDGNSLVVPDPFSHHVTTEMKQRLINVSYDIYYVGNWSLESFHRRHISAEGVYDTKTGSLCMIACRVLNVSSDCEILVTAQFSSLDAKVAQHVKGTIRSLRKKTDPLFFETLDIASYGMYVEQVDESIWRMDLESTMALISMTLACIFIAVQLFHVNKVPEALPAMSITMLVVLALGYMIPLVLNFEALFKNSNKQTFPLAGGGWLEVNEVMVRIITMITFLLQLRLLQLAWSARSVDVSKAESWAAERKVLWICLPLYIIGGIITWVVHMRFNHSRRMLRQVVQIKPVGHAFWEDLVSYGGLILDGFLLPQAILNAFSDSKVRALSLGFYIGSTMIRSLPHVYDVFRRKHFVPSLRPSYMYASPHDDLFSLAWDIVIPCGALLLSVVVFFQQRLGGGFFLCSKSRKTREYEMVSTVSS from the exons ATGGCGACCCACGCCTCCAA GAGTTACCTCTGCGCGGGCAGCTCATCGTTCGATGATCCCGACGTGGTTGAGGTTtccccggcggccgccgcggccgggggGTGGGCCTCGGGCCACAATAAGAGGAAGCGGAGCCAG GTTGTACCTCATGAAGTGATTGAAATTGATGATGATGACCCTGATGGAGTTATGATTGTTGGTGATAAAACATCAGTGGACAAGAATAAACAAACTGTTGTATACCCTATGGATTGGGCCAAGCATGGCAAG AGTAGTCTGGTTCATGAAATTCCTGGCCCAAGCACATATGCTTCAAAATATGCCAGTCCATGGGTTGACCTGAAAATGTTTCAAGACGATGCAGTTTACAACTATTCCGATGACTACCCTTATGAGGGATTTGATGAAGACTATGCTTATGATGAAGATGAGTACGAAGATGACGGTTATGATGCTTCACTTGTTGAAAGCGAGTACAACTATAGTTTGTCTTCCAAGTTTGATAACTTGGATATTCCTCCTGGTGTGGAGCCTTCCTTACCATGGATGCAGAAGACTGAGATTGCAAATAAGTCCAAACCAACTAAGATCGTGGATgctaaaatagaagaaaaatacAAGGTGTTTAAGCAGTTCGATACTGTTGATGATCATAGTGATCATTATTATTCTAAGCCAGAGTCAAGAAAGGTCCAGGTGGTAAAAAAG CCATCAAAAGACTGGGCGAAACGTATTCAGCACGAGTGGAAAGTCCTAAAAAAAGATTTGCCAG ATACAATATTTGTGAGGGCATATGAGGATAGAATGGACCTGCTTAGAGCTGTCATTGTGGGACCAGCTGGCACTCCTTACCATGATGGGCTCTTCTTCTTTGACATTTACTTCCCTCCACAATATCCAAATGTACCACCA ATGGTGAATTACCGTGCTGGTGGTCTGCGGCTTAATCCAAACTTGTATGCTTGTGGGAAGGTGTGCCTTAGCCTCCTAAACACCTGGACTGGCAGTGGATGTGAGAAATGGAATCCATCCAATTCAACTATGCTGCAGGTCTTGGTCTCCATTCAGGCTTTGGTTTTGAATGCCAAACCTTATTTCAATGAGCCTGGTTATGCTATGCATGCTAACACAGTTCATGGGGAGAAGAAATCCCTGACATACAATGAAGATACATTCCTTCTATCATGCAGGACGATGCTGTATTCTCTTCGAAATCCACCAAAG AATTTTGAGGATTTTGTTGCTGGCCATTTCCGCAAGTATGGGCACAACATCCTTGTGGCTTGCAGAGCCTACCTGGAAGGTGCTCAGGTCGGATGTCTTGCTAGGGATGGAGTGCAGGATGTCGATGAGGGCGACAAGAGCTGCTCAGTGAGGTTTAAGCAATCGCTGAAGAGACTGTTTGAGGAACTTCTGATGGAGTTCACGGTGAAGGGTGCAGACTGTGACAAATTCCTCAACGAGAAGGCGAGACCTGGGCCTTCCACCGCCGCAGCGGACACCACACTGAGGCTA CTTAAACCTCCGAAGTCAAGCCTTCCGCGTCTCCTCCGTCCTCCCCGTCGTCTCCTTCCCCAAAACCAGATGGGCGAGGGGAGGAGGCGAGATCTCACTCCCCGCTCCATCTCCGCCTCCCAGTCCCAAATGGCGCCACCGCGCGCTAGCCCTACCCACCGCCCGCGCCTCGCCCTCCCCCTCATCATCCTGCTCCtgatccccgccgccgccgccgccgccgccggagataCCTCCTTGTCCACGTTCTCCTACTCCCGCCACTGCCCCGGTCTCCCCGCCGCGCTcgacctccccgccggcgaTGGGCCCGCGCTCCCCGCCCTGCAGCTCTCCACCGGCTACTTCTCCGGCGGGGCCCGCGTCTTCGGCCCCGAAACCTCCTCCCAGCCGCGGTCCTTCTCGCTCCTCCCCTCCTCCGTCGCCCGCACCGCCAACGCCTCGCTCCTCCACGTCTCCGCCACGCTCCCCGTCTCCGGTGGCCGACGCCGGTTCCGCTACGGCCTCGACGGCCGCAACCTCTTCGAGTACGACGGCCAGGCGCGCCACTtccgcccgcgcctcccgcgcttcacggggcggcgcggctccaTCACCTTCGGCCTGGAGGGCTACTACTCGACGGCCTCCGGCGAGCTCTGCATGGTCGGCACCGgctccggccgcgccgccgacgGCAAGCCCGTGCACTTCCTCCCCGTCGTGCTCCGCCTCGGCTTCCCCAGCCCCGCCAATTTGACGCGGTCCTTCGTCACCGGCCGCCTCGAGAGCGTCGACACCATCAGCCCCATCGAGCCCGTCTCACTCGTCGCCTACGCCGAGGAGGGATACGCGTACGCGGAGAGCGCCTCCTGCCCACCGCCACCTGCAGGGAGGCTCGACGCGCTCCAGGTGTTCGAGGGTAGGAATTTCTCGTGTGCTCATCTCAGTTCAATGCTCAAACAGCCGTTCAGGTTGGACTACCGAAACGGCAGTGAGTCTACCGCATCCTCACTGGGGCTCCACCAAAGGTACATGTATGTCAACCGGCTGCAATGCAAGGATGATGGTGCCGTCCGTGCTTATGTGGCATTCACTAACCAGACAGAGGCATCAAGGTACTACTTCATGCTGGGTGAGAAGGCGGTTGTGGCAGATGGGTTCTGGGATCGGCAGAGAAGCCGGCTTTGCCTCAAAGGGTGTCATGTAGTCAACTCGGGACCATCCCGTGCGGATTTGGCAGTGGGTGAGTGTGGAATTGGGATGAGCTTCTGGTTCCCAGCAGTGTGGTCGTTACAGCAACGGAGCTTTGCTGCTGGTCTGGTCTGGAATACGAGTCTGAAAAGTGGTGAAGCCATTGCTGCAGGTTCTAGTGCAATCACTCCCAACTACAGGGGCAATCTTGCTGGTTTGAAGTATAATTATACTAAGGTGGATGAGGCTATGAAGCACTATGAGAAGTCTGGATTGAACAAGAACAGGAAAGGAAAGTTCCCAGATAGCAGTTCATACCGAGACTTGGTGTTTCGTTTTTTTGTGCAGAAAGGAGGCGGTTCTGGATATGCATCGCCCGTCACAATTGGGTCAATGTTGTTTGATGGTAACTCTTTGGTGGTTCCAGATCCCTTTTCTCATCATGTGACAACCGAGATGAAGCAGAGACTGATTAATGTCAGCTACGACATATATTATGTTGGGAATTGGTCTCTAGAATCATTCCATCGTCGGCATATCTCTGCAGAGGGTGTTTATGATACTAAGACAGGCTCCCTTTGCATGATCGCTTGTCGAGTGCTTAACGTTTCATCAGATTGTGAAATTCTAGTGACTGCTCAGTTTTCTTCTTTGGATGCAAAAGTAGCACAGCATGTGAAGGGGACAATCAGAAGCTTGAGGAAGAAGACTGACCCTCTTTTCTTTGAAACACTGGACATTGCTTCATATGGGATGTATGTAGAGCAAGTGGATGAATCAATATGGAGAATGGACTTAGAAAGCACCATGGCCTTGATCTCTATGACACTGGCATGCATCTTCATTGCTGTGCAGCTTTTTCATGTCAACAAGGTCCCTGAAGCACTTCCTGCCATGTCAATCACGATGCTTGTTGTTCTGGCTTTGGGTTACATGATCCCTCTTGTACTGAACTTTGAGGCTCTCTTCAAGAACAGCAACAAACAGACCTTCCCGCTTGCAGGCGGCGGTTGGCTTGAGGTGAATGAAGTCATGGTGCGAATTATTACCATGATAACATTTCTGCTGCAGTTGCGACTTCTTCAGTTGGCATGGTCTGCACGGTCTGTGGATGTAAGCAAAGCTGAGTCATGGGCTGCTGAGAGGAAAGTACTCTGGATATGCTTGCCACTGTACATCATTGGGGGAATTATTACTTGGGTTGTTCACATGAGGTTTAACCACAGCCGAAGAATGCTAAGGCAGGTTGTCCAGATCAAGCCAGTTGGACATGCATTCTGGGAGGACCTTGTGTCTTATGGTGGATTAATACTCGATGGGTTCTTGCTCCCTCAAGCGATCCTAAATGCTTTCTCAGATTCCAAAGTTAGAGCCCTTTCCCTGGGGTTTTACATCGGAAGCACCATGATCCGTTCTCTGCCTCATGTGTACGATGTGTTCAGGAGAAAGCATTTTGTGCCCAGCTTGAGACCATCTTACATGTATGCGAGCCCTCATGATGATCTCTTCAGCCTGGCATGGGACATTGTGATACCTTGTGGAGCATTACTTCTGTCAGTGGTTGTCTTCTTTCAGCAGCGGCTTGGAGGTGGTTTCTTCCTTTGTTCAAAGAGCAGGAAGACGAGGGAATATGAAATGGTTTCCACAGTCAGTTCTTAA